The Argentina anserina chromosome 3, drPotAnse1.1, whole genome shotgun sequence genome includes a region encoding these proteins:
- the LOC126786826 gene encoding scarecrow-like protein 30, giving the protein MESFQFDLGSISSNSYSDEGNNELIHPLFIPTNLDLPSDGCTTLNPASDEYAGDNYDCNNPVLRYVSDILFEEDIEDKPCILHDYFALQSTEKSFYDVLNQKDSTVLHQSCQNPDDYNPCILSSERGVIYGKSYGVADVQYSLVECQPDTSLISDSLSKLQSLGNSGRVEEDNNWHENFKILKAKRFQPMPQGPQRHIGSTSVYEQQSDGYNSENGSEAKKDRQRPDDHCLEEWRSNKQAVHSVAYSADDSEQQEMFDKTMLYQNVNLKSANSSSHHESSNEGSRHSKGSKLARSKRQSKEEKVVDLRTMLIQCAQAIVSYDQQNASELLKQIRQHSSPYGDATQRLAHYFANGLQVRLAGTRAPLHSYIVGPQISTVEVLKGLHTFITAVPIRTLPQFFANMTIMKLAKKATSIHIIDFGISYGFQWPSLIQWLSERHGGPPKLRITAIELPQPGFRPTERVEETGRHLAKFSARFGVPFEFHAIAQRWETIRFDDLKINRNKLIVVNCLHRLRHVPEMTMMGNSPRDDVLKLIRKINPEVFIHGVVNGAHNSSFFLTRFKQAISYYNAYFDITEATMSGEDKQRHFYERTGAGREIMNVVACEGLEIVERPETYQKWQARNVRAGFKQVPLDQELLEKVKTVSKSIGYHNDFSIHEDEKWMLQGWRGRVLLALSFWKVE; this is encoded by the coding sequence ATGGAATCTTTCCAATTTGATCTGGGCTCAATTTCAAGCAATTCTTATTCAGATGAAGGAAATAATGAACTCATCCACCCCCTTTTCATTCCAACCAACTTAGACCTCCCTAGTGATGGTTGTACAACTTTGAACCCGGCCTCAGACGAGTATGCTGGTGACAATTATGACTGCAACAATCCGGTTCTCAGGTATGTAAGTGATATTCTTTTTGAAGAAGATATTGAGGATAAGCCCTGTATATTGCACGACTATTTCGCCCTCCAATCTACTGAGAAATCTTTCTATGATGTCCTCAATCAAAAGGATTCTACAGTACTACACCAAAGCTGTCAGAACCCGGATGATTACAATCCTTGTATTCTCAGCAGTGAACGTGGCGTTATTTATGGCAAGAGTTATGGGGTTGCTGATGTCCAGTATTCTCTTGTTGAGTGTCAGCCGGATACCTCTTTGATTTCCGATTCACTTTCAAAGCTACAAAGTCTTGGGAATTCTGGAAGAGTGGAGGAAGACAACAACTGgcatgaaaattttaaaatcctTAAGGCAAAGAGGTTCCAACCAATGCCCCAGGGTCCTCAAAGACATATAGGATCAACTTCGGTGTATGAGCAGCAAAGTGACgggtacaactcagaaaatGGATCAGAGGCAAAGAAAGATCGTCAAAGACCGGATGATCATTGTCTAGAAGAATGGAGAAGCAACAAGCAGGCAGTTCACTCAGTTGCATACTCTGCTGACGACTCTGAGCAGCAAGAAATGTTTGATAAGACAATGCTCTATCAAAATGTGAATTTGAAATCCGCCAATTCTAGTTCTCATCATGAGTCTTCTAACGAGGGAAGTAGACACTCAAAAGGATCTAAGCTGGCGCGTTCAAAGAGACAAAGTAAAGAGGAGAAAGTAGTAGATTTGCGCACAATGTTAATTCAATGCGCGCAAGCTATTGTAAGTTATGACCAACAAAATGCTAGTGAACTACTAAAGCAGATCAGACAACACTCGTCTCCCTATGGTGATGCAACCCAAAGACTAGCTCACTATTTTGCGAATGGCCTCCAGGTACGCTTGGCTGGTACTAGAGCCCCATTGCATTCTTATATTGTAGGTCCGCAAATATCAACTGTTGAAGTATTGAAAGGTCTCCATACGTTTATCACTGCAGTTCCTATCAGGACCCTTCCACAATTCTTTGCCAATATGACAATTATGAAACTTGCAAAAAAAGCAACAAGTATTCACATTATTGATTTTGGTATTTCATATGGTTTCCAATGGCCATCTCTTATCCAATGGCTTTCGGAGAGACATGGCGGACCACCTAAGCTTCGTATCACAGCGATTGAGCTTCCGCAACCAGGTTTTAGACCCACAGAGAGGGTTGAGGAAACTGGTCGTCACTTGGCAAAGTTTTCTGCAAGATTTGGTGTCCCATTTGAGTTCCATGCCATTGCTCAGAGATGGGAAACTATAAGATTTGATGATCTTAAAATAAACAGAAATAAGCTGATTGTGGTGAACTGTCTACACCGGTTAAGGCACGTTCCTGAGATGACAATGATGGGAAACAGTCCAAGAGATGATGTCCTAAAGTTGATCAGGAAAATCAATCCAGAGGTATTCATCCATGGGGTTGTCAATGGGGCGCACAATTCATCATTCTTTCTCACACGTTTCAAACAAGCCATCTCTTACTACAATGCATACTTTGATATCACTGAGGCCACAATGTCTGGTGAGGATAAACAACGACATTTTTACGAAAGAACAGGAGCCGGTAGAGAGATAATGAATGTAGTGGCTTGTGAGGGATTAGAAATAGTTGAAAGGCCTGAAACATATCAGAAATGGCAGGCAAGGAATGTGAGGGCTGGATTCAAGCAGGTGCCATTAGACCAGGAGCTTTTGGAAAAGGTGAAGACTGTTTCTAAATCAATAGGCTATCACAATGACTTTAGTATTCATGAAGATGAAAAGTGGATGTTGCAGGGATGGAGAGGGAGAGTCCTCTTGGCCCTTTCCTTTTGGAAAGTTGAGTAA
- the LOC126786825 gene encoding scarecrow-like protein 14 isoform X1 — translation MDTLQRYSVPGFKLDHVPVSVYPNSNLANGFKEIHESSNPVFLASKSHLSSDSNNESSEVDGVDINDFNNPVLKYISDILLEEDLEGKPCMMQDCLALQAAEKSFYDVLVQKDPPFPNRSSSSVQQSFESSDDDFPQSSQSSNRNCSYAVETDWVWDPAFSPVQSSVFESFSSTLMVSDSFPKMQSLGEFGGVGKASKFLSNTKLDMFDSERFQLMPQGSVGSESGVDGYNSTNETRGKKNHQREDSHFPEEERSSKQSAGKGDDFEPQEMFDKVLLGPSENYDSELCADYDSLKTEGDGKLQRNKQSKGLKAKRQSNIGEVVDLCTMLTQCAQAVANFDQQTANELLKQIRKHSTPHGDATQRLAHYFADGLQTRLAGAKTPSYSPLVSVQISAAEILNAYRVYITACPFIKMSHFFANRTIMKLSENATRLHIIDFGISYGFQWPCLIQCLSQRPGGPPKLRITAIELPQPGLRPTERVEETGRRLEKYAKRFAVPFEYNMIAQKWETIRIEDIKIDRSELNVVNCLYRLKNIPDETVMASSPRDSVLKLIRNISPDLFIHGVCNGTHNAPFFTRFREALLHYYSLFDMFEATVSREDELRFMFEQAIYGRDVVNVVACEGVERVERPETYRQWQVRNVRAGFKQLPLDQTLLKKVKTMSKVMRYHNDFRVDEDGHWMLQGWKGRIIMALSFWKST, via the coding sequence ATGGATACCCTTCAAAGATATTCTGTTCCAGGGTTCAAATTAGACCATGTCCCAGTTTCTGTCTATCCAAATTCGAATCTTGCAAATGGGTTCAAAGAAATTCATGAATCCTCTAATCCTGTTTTTCTTGCATCCAAATCTCACCTTTCTAGTGATTCAAATAATGAGAGTTCTGAGGTAGATGGTGTTGATATCAATGACTTCAACAATCCTGTACTCAAGTACATTAGTGATATTCTTCTAGAAGAAGACTTAGAGGGTAAACCCTGCATGATGCAGGACTGTTTAGCCCTCCAAGCTGCTGAGAAGTCTTTCTATGATGTCCTTGTTCAGAAGGATCCTCCTTTTCCCAACCGATCCTCTAGTTCTGTGCAGCAAAGCTTTGAGAGCTCTGATGATGATTTCCCACAGAGTTCTCAAAGCAGTAATCGCAATTGCTCTTATGCTGTTGAGACTGATTGGGTCTGGGATCCAGCATTCTCTCCAGTCCAATCTTCTGTTTTTGAGTCTTTCTCGAGTACCCTTATGGTTTCTGATTCATTTCCTAAGATGCAAAGTCTTGGGGAATTTGGAGGGGTGGGGAAAGCAAGCAAGTTTCTTTCGAATACGAAACTTGATATGTTTGACTCAGAGAGGTTTCAACTGATGCCTCAAGGTTCAGTGGGATCTGAGTCAGGGGTTGATGGCTACAACTCAACAAATGAAACAAGGGGAAAGAAGAATCATCAAAGGGAGGATAGTCATTTTccagaagaagagagaagcaGCAAGCAGTCAGCTGGTAAAGGGGACGACTTTGAGCCACAAGAAATGTTTGACAAGGTTTTGCTTGGTCCTAGTGAGAATTATGATTCTGAACTTTGTGCTGATTATGATTCATTGAAAACTGAAGGAGATGGCAAGTTGCAGCGTAACAAGCAATCTAAAGGATTGAAGGCAAAGCGTCAGAGTAACATAGGTGAAGTGGTGGATTTGTGCACAATGCTTACTCAGTGTGCACAAGCAGTGGCGAACTTTGATCAGCAAACTGCAAATGAACTACTCAAGCAGATAAGGAAGCACTCAACACCCCATGGTGATGCAACCCAGAGGTTAGCTCATTACTTTGCTGATGGCCTCCAGACACGCTTGGCTGGTGCCAAAACCCCATCATATTCGCCTCTTGTAAGTGTGCAGATATCAGCTGCTGAAATCTTAAATGCATACCGGGTATATATCACAGCTTGCCCTTTCATAAAGATGTCACACTTCTTTGCCAACAGAACAATTATGAAACTTTCAGAAAATGCAACCAGGCTTCACATTATTGATTTTGGTATTTCTTATGGATTTCAATGGCCTTGCCTGATTCAATGTCTGTCCCAAAGACCTGGTGGACCTCCTAAGCTTCGTATCACGGCAATTGAGCTTCCCCAACCAGGTTTGCGACCTACAGAAAGAGTTGAAGAGACCGGGCGTCGCTTAGAAAAATATGCCAAGAGATTTGCTGTCCCATTTGAGTACAATATGATTGCTCAGAAATGGGAAACTATACGGATTGAAGACATCAAAATTGACAGAAGTGAGTTGAATGTGGTCAATTGTTTGTACCGTTTAAAAAACATACCAGATGAGACGGTGATGGCGAGTAGTCCAAGAGATTCTGTTCTTAAGTTGATAAGGAATATTAGTCCAGACCTCTTCATTCATGGTGTTTGTAATGGTACGCACAATGCTCCGTTCTTCACACGATTTAGAGAGGCACTTCTCCACTACTATTCACTGTTTGATATGTTTGAGGCGACTGTCTCTCGTGAAGATGAACTTAGGTTTATGTTTGAACAAGCAATATATGGTAGAGATGTCGTCAATGTAGTAGCATGTGAGGGAGTGGAAAGAGTTGAAAGGCCTGAAACATACAGACAGTGGCAGGTCAGGAATGTGAGGGCTGGATTCAAGCAGTTACCATTAGACCAGACTCTTTTGAAGAAAGTGAAGACTATGTCAAAAGTAATGCGCTAtcacaatgattttagagTGGATGAAGATGGACATTGGATGCTGCAGGGTTGGAAAGGAAGAATCATCATGGCTCTTTCTTTTTGGAAGTCTACCTAG